The Prosthecobacter sp. genome has a segment encoding these proteins:
- a CDS encoding PQQ-binding-like beta-propeller repeat protein — protein sequence MRSIFFLCLLLSSVLHAQNADWIHSRGNEAMTGTSPVELKFPLELAWQFKLMDKPKGQSEMLVSSAIVRAGKVYAGCKDGKFFCLDLATGKEKWKAEAKGAFDGAAAFAGDLVVAGCQDGFIYAWNADTGKEVWKFETQAEIHAAANVWTDPETKAQKIIIGSYDYNVYCLDAKNGKKDWAAETGYYINGGSAVGDGKVVFGGCDSVLHVHDVKTGKEEKQIEVGAYIGNNVAIADGVIYVSHYGNRVGAYSISDGMQVWEYGVREFEYYAAPAIWEKAVYVGGRDKRFHAIDRVTGKQLWEFRARDRIDSSAVICAGKTAIFGSDDGYVYALDLATGKEVWHNELGAPVKTSPAIAGDYIIVGADDGVLYAFKNGK from the coding sequence ATGCGCTCCATCTTTTTCCTGTGCCTCCTCCTGTCTTCCGTCCTGCACGCGCAAAACGCCGACTGGATTCACTCCCGTGGCAATGAAGCCATGACCGGCACCTCGCCCGTCGAACTCAAATTCCCCCTCGAACTCGCCTGGCAGTTCAAGCTCATGGACAAACCCAAGGGCCAAAGTGAAATGCTTGTCTCCAGCGCCATCGTGCGTGCGGGCAAAGTCTATGCCGGCTGCAAAGACGGCAAATTCTTCTGCCTCGACCTCGCCACCGGCAAAGAAAAGTGGAAAGCCGAGGCCAAAGGCGCTTTCGACGGTGCCGCCGCTTTTGCAGGTGATCTCGTCGTCGCTGGCTGCCAGGACGGCTTCATCTATGCTTGGAACGCCGACACCGGCAAAGAAGTCTGGAAGTTTGAGACCCAGGCCGAAATTCATGCCGCCGCCAACGTCTGGACCGATCCCGAGACCAAGGCGCAGAAAATCATCATCGGCTCCTACGACTACAACGTGTACTGCCTCGACGCCAAGAACGGCAAAAAAGACTGGGCCGCTGAAACCGGCTACTACATCAACGGCGGCTCCGCCGTCGGCGACGGCAAGGTCGTCTTCGGCGGCTGCGACAGCGTCCTGCACGTCCACGACGTGAAGACTGGCAAAGAAGAAAAGCAGATCGAAGTCGGTGCCTACATCGGCAACAACGTCGCCATCGCCGACGGCGTCATCTACGTCAGCCATTATGGCAACCGCGTCGGCGCTTACAGTATCAGTGACGGCATGCAGGTCTGGGAATACGGCGTGCGCGAGTTCGAATACTACGCCGCCCCCGCCATCTGGGAAAAAGCCGTCTATGTCGGCGGCAGAGACAAACGTTTCCACGCCATCGACCGCGTCACCGGCAAGCAGCTCTGGGAATTCCGCGCCCGCGACCGCATCGACAGCAGCGCCGTCATCTGCGCCGGCAAAACCGCGATCTTCGGCAGCGACGACGGTTATGTGTACGCCCTCGACCTCGCCACCGGCAAAGAAGTCTGGCACAACGAACTCGGTGCCCCAGTAAAGACCTCCCCCGCCATCGCCGGTGACTACATCATCGTCGGCGCGGATGATGGCGTGCTGTATGCGTTCAAGAATGGGAAGTGA